The following are encoded together in the Mesoterricola sediminis genome:
- a CDS encoding FHA domain-containing protein, with protein MIVTCPSCESRFQYGDERFMGAPSKRFRCPKCGHTFEVRNPALAAPAPLAPPPPPPPPKATETSRRKGRDAMLSLANLKHDGMPPGMRYSLAFLTGPLASTVKVLEGPITVIGREEGDVVINDPEISRRHARVEIHPDGTVWLSDLGSTNGTFLDTTPITEPVKLSDRQEFSCGRSTFMLLVRDTNALGLD; from the coding sequence ATGATCGTCACCTGTCCATCCTGCGAATCCCGCTTCCAGTACGGGGACGAGCGGTTCATGGGAGCCCCTTCCAAGCGCTTCCGATGCCCCAAGTGCGGCCACACCTTCGAGGTCCGGAACCCCGCCCTGGCGGCCCCGGCGCCCCTCGCGCCGCCGCCGCCCCCGCCGCCGCCCAAGGCCACCGAAACGAGCCGGCGCAAGGGACGGGACGCCATGCTCTCCCTGGCCAACCTGAAGCACGACGGCATGCCGCCGGGCATGCGCTACAGCCTCGCCTTCCTCACCGGGCCCCTGGCCTCCACCGTGAAAGTGCTGGAGGGGCCCATCACGGTCATCGGGCGGGAGGAGGGGGACGTGGTCATCAACGACCCGGAGATCTCCCGCCGGCACGCCCGGGTGGAAATCCATCCGGACGGCACGGTCTGGCTCTCCGACCTGGGAAGCACCAACGGCACCTTCCTGGACACCACCCCCATCACCGAGCCCGTCAAGCTCTCCGATCGCCAGGAATTCTCCTGCGGCCGGAGCACCTTCATGCTCCTGGTCCGGGACACCAACGCCCTCGGCCTGGACTGA
- a CDS encoding APC family permease, with product MADFRRLLLGRRLASDETHATKISNPVALAVFSSDALSSVAYATQEIMASLSTAIGHGGAAAAAAGGAAAFVFGLSVPVAIGITLLLLILAFSYRQTILEYPSGGGAYIVAKENLGETAAQTAGASLLVDYILTVAVSVSSGIAAITAAAPVLQDHNVALTLLAIAFIAMANLRGVKESGALFSIPTYGFLVSILVMIFIGFAKWIAGVPAGVQAHQVEAAVGNAHNLAGLALIWVFMRAYSAGCTALTGVEAISNGVTAFKEPSGPNAAKTMIAMVLLLGTMFLGITLLAHHYGVVYHHSTDPRVVQETLLSNLTRHVLGHNGVVTGLGKVYYYVIQGFTFAILVVAANTAYADFPRLAALQAKDGFLPNQFASMGDRLVFSNGILILSVFAGFLVVLFHANTDVLLPLYALGVFLGFTISQTGMVVHWRRKQGPHWKVKAVVNGIGACASAIVMLDIAITKFVGGAWIVIVLVPILVTTFFNIHRHYIKVKSTLAASRTDAFLPSKHHAIVLVSGLHAGVVQALSYARLISGNRVEALTVDLGSDGFHESPAIQKLRADWAYYGMGVPLRSVPSPYRKVVEPILEEVTRFRLAEPEVCLTMILPEYVTPKWWQRVLHNQMAFRIKASLMLKPGVIVTSVRMHLPD from the coding sequence ATGGCTGATTTTCGACGTCTTCTTTTGGGTCGCCGCCTGGCGAGCGACGAAACCCACGCTACCAAGATCAGCAACCCCGTCGCCCTGGCCGTTTTCTCCTCGGACGCCCTCTCCTCCGTCGCTTACGCCACGCAGGAGATCATGGCCTCGCTGTCCACGGCCATCGGCCACGGCGGGGCCGCGGCGGCGGCCGCGGGCGGCGCCGCGGCCTTCGTGTTCGGGCTCTCCGTCCCCGTCGCCATCGGCATCACCCTCCTGCTCCTGATCCTCGCCTTCAGCTACCGCCAGACGATCCTGGAGTATCCCAGCGGCGGCGGCGCCTACATCGTCGCCAAGGAGAACCTGGGCGAGACGGCGGCCCAGACCGCCGGAGCCTCCCTCCTGGTCGACTACATCCTGACCGTGGCCGTGTCCGTCTCCTCCGGCATCGCCGCCATCACCGCGGCCGCTCCGGTCCTCCAGGACCACAACGTGGCGCTGACGCTGCTGGCCATCGCGTTCATCGCGATGGCGAACCTCCGCGGCGTCAAGGAGAGCGGCGCGCTCTTCTCCATCCCGACCTACGGTTTCCTCGTCAGCATCCTGGTGATGATCTTCATCGGGTTCGCCAAGTGGATCGCCGGGGTGCCCGCGGGCGTCCAGGCCCACCAGGTGGAGGCCGCCGTCGGCAACGCGCACAACCTCGCGGGCCTCGCCCTCATCTGGGTCTTCATGCGGGCCTACTCGGCGGGCTGCACCGCGCTCACCGGGGTGGAGGCCATCTCCAACGGCGTCACGGCCTTCAAGGAACCCTCGGGCCCCAACGCCGCCAAGACCATGATCGCCATGGTGCTCCTGCTGGGCACGATGTTCCTCGGCATCACCCTGCTGGCCCACCACTACGGCGTGGTCTACCACCACAGCACCGACCCGCGGGTGGTGCAGGAGACGCTGCTCTCCAACCTGACCCGCCACGTGCTGGGGCACAACGGCGTGGTCACCGGCCTCGGCAAGGTCTACTACTACGTGATCCAGGGCTTCACCTTCGCCATCCTGGTCGTCGCCGCCAACACGGCCTACGCGGACTTCCCGCGGCTCGCGGCCCTCCAGGCCAAGGACGGCTTCCTGCCCAACCAGTTCGCGAGCATGGGCGACCGGCTCGTGTTCTCCAACGGCATCCTGATCCTCTCCGTCTTCGCGGGCTTCCTGGTTGTGCTCTTCCACGCCAACACGGACGTGCTGCTGCCCCTCTACGCCCTGGGCGTGTTCCTGGGCTTCACCATCAGCCAGACCGGAATGGTCGTGCACTGGCGCCGCAAGCAGGGGCCGCACTGGAAGGTGAAGGCCGTGGTGAACGGGATCGGCGCCTGCGCCTCGGCCATCGTCATGCTGGACATCGCCATCACGAAGTTCGTCGGCGGCGCCTGGATCGTCATCGTGCTCGTCCCCATCCTGGTGACGACCTTCTTCAACATCCACCGGCACTACATCAAGGTGAAGTCGACGCTGGCGGCGAGCCGCACCGACGCCTTCCTGCCCAGCAAGCACCACGCCATCGTGCTCGTGTCCGGGCTCCACGCCGGGGTGGTCCAGGCCCTCTCCTACGCGCGCCTGATCTCCGGCAACCGCGTGGAGGCCCTGACGGTGGACCTCGGCTCGGACGGGTTCCACGAGAGCCCCGCCATCCAGAAGCTGCGCGCCGACTGGGCCTACTACGGCATGGGCGTGCCCCTGCGCAGCGTGCCCAGCCCCTACCGCAAGGTCGTCGAGCCGATCCTGGAGGAGGTCACCCGCTTCCGCCTGGCGGAGCCCGAGGTGTGCCTCACCATGATCCTGCCCGAGTACGTGACGCCCAAGTGGTGGCAGCGGGTGCTCCACAACCAGATGGCCTTCCGCATCAAGGCCTCCCTCATGCTCAAGCCGGGGGTGATCGTCACCTCGGTGCGCATGCACCTGCCGGACTGA
- a CDS encoding LolA family protein yields the protein MVTRFRAAALAALAALAMSAQPPLKEVVERFDAAQAKVSTLQAPFTLTIRRALLKTPTVTKGTLWLQESDFVHFAFAPPEDLVIHITPKALVSYSPGEGAAEVMKIGLIKNTNRRFLGLGQRLSYLSDYFRISVGETREPAGTWLLTLEPRSLSVKKRMQVLQIWVDRETWLPRQMNWVERSGDSWLLELGPLGLNQPVPAQVTGFKVPAGVPVRNEFSFFATRRK from the coding sequence ATGGTCACCCGGTTCCGCGCGGCCGCCCTGGCGGCCCTCGCCGCCCTGGCCATGTCCGCCCAGCCCCCCCTCAAGGAAGTGGTGGAGCGCTTCGACGCCGCCCAGGCCAAGGTCTCCACCCTCCAGGCCCCGTTCACCCTCACCATCCGGCGGGCCCTCCTGAAGACGCCCACCGTGACCAAGGGGACCCTCTGGCTCCAGGAGTCGGACTTCGTCCACTTCGCCTTCGCCCCGCCCGAGGACCTGGTCATCCACATCACCCCCAAGGCCCTCGTCTCCTACAGCCCCGGGGAAGGGGCGGCGGAGGTCATGAAGATCGGCCTCATCAAGAACACCAACCGCCGCTTCCTGGGCCTGGGCCAGCGCCTCAGCTACCTGTCGGACTACTTCCGCATCAGCGTCGGCGAGACCCGGGAGCCCGCGGGCACCTGGCTCCTGACCCTCGAGCCCCGGAGCCTCTCCGTCAAGAAGCGCATGCAGGTCCTCCAGATCTGGGTGGACCGGGAGACCTGGCTGCCCCGGCAGATGAACTGGGTGGAGCGCAGCGGCGACAGCTGGCTCCTGGAACTGGGCCCCCTCGGCCTCAACCAGCCCGTCCCCGCCCAGGTCACCGGCTTCAAGGTCCCGGCCGGCGTCCCGGTCCGCAACGAGTTCAGCTTTTTTGCAACCAGAAGGAAGTAG
- a CDS encoding RpiB/LacA/LacB family sugar-phosphate isomerase encodes MKIGFGSDHAGYDLKERLKAWAQAQGHEAVDFGTDGHASVDYPDFAHRAAEGMDKWERLVLVCGSGIGISIAANRHRGVRCALVTSPEHASLARMHNDANAIAFGQRLTDPLQAEYYLKIFLETPFEGGRHENRVKKIEPEA; translated from the coding sequence ATGAAAATCGGCTTTGGTAGCGATCATGCAGGTTACGACCTCAAGGAGCGCCTGAAGGCTTGGGCCCAGGCCCAGGGTCACGAAGCGGTGGACTTTGGCACCGATGGCCACGCCTCTGTGGATTATCCGGATTTCGCGCACCGGGCTGCGGAAGGTATGGACAAGTGGGAGCGCCTCGTTCTCGTATGCGGATCGGGCATCGGCATCAGCATCGCAGCCAATCGCCACAGGGGCGTCCGTTGCGCCCTGGTGACTTCACCAGAGCACGCCAGCCTCGCCAGGATGCACAATGACGCTAACGCCATCGCTTTCGGCCAGCGGCTGACGGATCCGCTACAAGCTGAATACTACCTCAAAATCTTCCTGGAAACCCCCTTCGAAGGGGGGCGGCACGAAAATCGGGTGAAAAAGATCGAACCGGAGGCCTGA
- a CDS encoding tetratricopeptide repeat protein: MGSPYDPYLTQAEALFQAGDVVKAGQIWQAILKKDPTCQAARSGLYRVKAHFDARATQDGLEAPPLPGAPVPGAPRPGAPEPGAPDRQTHTPPPTEVNSLLEAGCALYDAGKPERAIATWELALKQDPENALARGYIDGARRELELRAAPPEAPAEAPDADRLVRDGCTLYDMGQTEDALAKWERALEADPGNALVRTYINGARRDLGLPPLAGAAEGPSASPAPEAGSRTGADEAERLVREGIQIYELGMADEAIEKWRRALDADPGQPDAQAYLDMAMRERGTGPTPTLPAVPAPPEPAHPVAEPGEDRILAAERLLRTRRIEEAAYSFQQLLEAGSRDPRVILGYQQCRTLLGAQAAPEAPPAHPVASPEPAPVEAAPVPAMPRTVTTRATTRGGPRPPRVARDLPVPEWLLTPRNVTIAGLAVVVLLTLSIIFRSYQRDVALREAVAAARNSAAAPAARKTQAPVLGETPAAIRAEADKAVSDDPLTAYYRAQECLRLDPGDAAAAQILDRAKAGLAALPPLPESPDLDKSLRDGDLDTARSTLLNRLRQAPDDAELKGRAKTVWLALVQARAGAEHYGDARDLLLQGRAMFPQDRTWLARLRLLEQIQALPKGQRAPWIPLLG; the protein is encoded by the coding sequence ATGGGCAGTCCCTACGATCCCTACCTGACCCAGGCGGAGGCGCTCTTCCAGGCCGGTGACGTCGTGAAGGCCGGCCAGATCTGGCAGGCCATCCTGAAGAAGGACCCCACCTGCCAGGCCGCCCGCTCCGGCCTCTACCGGGTCAAGGCCCACTTCGACGCCCGGGCGACCCAGGACGGCCTGGAGGCGCCCCCTTTGCCGGGCGCCCCTGTGCCGGGCGCCCCTAGGCCGGGCGCCCCTGAGCCGGGTGCCCCCGACCGCCAGACCCACACCCCCCCGCCCACGGAGGTGAACAGCCTCCTGGAGGCGGGCTGCGCCCTGTACGACGCCGGCAAGCCCGAGCGCGCCATCGCCACCTGGGAGCTCGCCCTCAAGCAGGATCCGGAAAACGCCCTGGCCCGCGGCTACATCGACGGCGCGCGCCGGGAGCTGGAGCTCCGGGCCGCCCCCCCCGAGGCCCCCGCCGAGGCGCCGGACGCGGACCGCCTGGTCCGGGACGGCTGCACCCTCTACGACATGGGCCAGACCGAGGACGCCCTCGCCAAGTGGGAGCGGGCCCTGGAGGCCGATCCCGGCAACGCCCTCGTCCGCACCTACATCAACGGGGCCCGCCGGGACCTGGGCCTCCCCCCCCTGGCCGGGGCCGCCGAGGGTCCTTCGGCCTCCCCGGCGCCGGAGGCCGGCTCCCGGACCGGCGCGGACGAGGCCGAGCGCCTCGTGCGGGAGGGCATCCAGATCTACGAGCTCGGCATGGCGGACGAAGCCATCGAGAAGTGGCGGCGGGCCCTGGACGCGGATCCTGGACAGCCGGACGCCCAGGCCTACCTGGACATGGCCATGCGCGAGCGGGGCACGGGCCCCACGCCCACCCTGCCCGCGGTCCCCGCCCCCCCCGAACCCGCCCACCCGGTGGCGGAACCCGGCGAGGACCGCATCCTCGCGGCCGAGCGCCTCCTCCGGACCCGGCGGATCGAAGAGGCCGCGTATTCCTTCCAGCAGCTGCTCGAGGCCGGCTCCCGGGATCCCCGGGTGATCCTCGGCTACCAGCAGTGCCGGACCCTCCTGGGCGCCCAGGCGGCGCCCGAGGCCCCCCCGGCCCACCCCGTGGCCAGCCCGGAGCCGGCGCCCGTGGAGGCCGCCCCCGTGCCCGCCATGCCCCGGACCGTGACCACCCGCGCCACCACCCGCGGCGGCCCCCGCCCCCCCCGCGTGGCCCGGGACCTGCCCGTGCCGGAATGGCTCCTCACCCCCCGGAACGTGACCATCGCCGGCCTGGCCGTCGTCGTCCTCCTGACCCTCTCCATCATCTTCCGCTCCTACCAGCGCGATGTGGCCCTCCGCGAGGCGGTGGCCGCGGCCCGGAACAGCGCGGCCGCCCCCGCGGCCCGCAAGACCCAGGCCCCCGTGCTGGGCGAGACCCCGGCCGCGATCCGGGCCGAGGCGGACAAGGCCGTCTCCGACGATCCGCTGACCGCCTACTACCGGGCCCAGGAATGCCTGCGGCTGGACCCCGGCGACGCCGCCGCCGCCCAGATCCTGGACCGGGCCAAGGCGGGCCTGGCCGCCCTGCCCCCGCTCCCCGAATCGCCCGACCTGGACAAGAGCCTGCGGGACGGGGACCTGGACACCGCGCGAAGCACCCTCCTCAACCGCCTGCGCCAGGCCCCCGACGACGCCGAGCTGAAGGGCCGGGCGAAGACCGTGTGGCTGGCCCTCGTCCAGGCCCGGGCCGGCGCCGAGCACTACGGCGACGCCCGGGACCTGCTCCTCCAGGGCCGGGCCATGTTCCCCCAGGACCGCACCTGGCTGGCCCGGCTCCGCCTCCTCGAGCAGATCCAGGCCCTCCCCAAGGGCCAGCGGGCCCCCTGGATCCCCCTTCTCGGCTGA
- a CDS encoding patatin-like phospholipase family protein gives MRFLAALLAAAALAAQEPAPCIDVTVIPPDMVFTFSPRVEVPGRPKVVLALSGGGARGVAHIGVLQRMEEVGLSIDGVAGTSAGSLMGALMAGGFSGKEIEDLFARVDFNRSFLDPLGRSLGRTLTEDEAENGTLLSLRFEAGGPSFALSLREGVEIRRALEGLMTRGAYFSSATFDGLKYPLRVVATNLDTGHGKVFDRGDLVEVLRASMAVPGAFRPVVIDGQPYVDGALVENLPVLAAKRAFDAEVTVAVDVSTPFQKAPVSNFFSLAARSLDLVVERRQWESRAAASIVIRPEIETADFLDYGRSLGSLVKAGRDAFDANLPALRELLLANVPDETLPADRVAVDCVRPLDPEAQAMLGRVLPQGAPVKRRDVLVALQQLLLHGWAKQARARVAGGAVHLEVVPFGRVAAIRVEGRPRLVRRIERDVRSRFPAGEPFNPAAFGVYLSAFVHDLAVEGTPLVDVRGSGFQEATGELVIRLQEPTIRTVIVKGARGEYESVYLETLMARARGHVVHTGDLRQLLDLAQRRLHLAELRARIVAAEGTPDADLELTPVHQQAMAVDLSVGYETNLGSALGVKYRTENLGGFGLEGELSAASNRLQQQALLAIQGPVFFRFPGFAMEFWASAFRQYVENALVYPSPEVRADASRTVITTQDVGVGGYVRVGGFGKGKLELAGTWRQAAFSLGVDPRRVRHERTAELSFEWDNFDRHTFPREGLLVRSRYAIGDALPDLDPQGAFRFAYLRLRGLTTFGSLRATTNLGLDLDVEYGYGRNLPLDRFWNLGGPAFLVGSQALALQAPQFAVARFGVPVRMRGPFALSLQVVPRVDYAVTAATAGGLFSDRRMLGTGLVVRTVFSRFYVELAYGFLRQGGPGGWGPSSGSFNALIGTQPFDIWRR, from the coding sequence ATGAGGTTCCTCGCGGCCCTGCTCGCGGCGGCCGCCCTCGCCGCGCAGGAGCCCGCGCCCTGCATCGACGTGACGGTGATCCCGCCGGACATGGTGTTCACCTTCTCGCCGCGGGTGGAGGTTCCCGGCAGGCCGAAGGTGGTCCTCGCCCTCTCCGGGGGCGGGGCCCGCGGCGTGGCCCACATCGGCGTCCTCCAGCGCATGGAGGAGGTGGGCCTCTCCATCGACGGGGTCGCGGGGACCAGCGCCGGCTCCCTGATGGGCGCCCTCATGGCGGGCGGCTTCTCCGGCAAGGAGATCGAGGACCTCTTCGCCCGGGTCGACTTCAACCGCTCCTTCCTGGATCCCCTCGGGCGGAGCCTGGGGCGGACCCTCACGGAGGACGAGGCGGAGAACGGCACGCTGCTCAGCCTCCGGTTCGAGGCCGGCGGACCTTCCTTCGCCCTCTCCCTCCGGGAGGGCGTCGAGATCCGGAGGGCCCTCGAGGGCCTGATGACGCGGGGGGCCTACTTCAGCTCGGCGACCTTCGATGGCCTCAAGTACCCCCTGCGGGTCGTGGCCACGAACCTGGACACCGGGCACGGGAAGGTGTTCGACCGGGGCGACCTGGTGGAGGTCCTCCGGGCCTCCATGGCCGTGCCCGGGGCCTTCCGTCCCGTCGTCATCGACGGCCAGCCCTACGTGGACGGGGCCCTGGTGGAGAACCTCCCGGTCCTCGCCGCCAAGCGGGCCTTCGACGCCGAGGTCACGGTGGCGGTGGACGTGAGCACCCCCTTCCAGAAGGCGCCGGTCTCGAACTTCTTCTCCCTCGCGGCGCGCAGCCTCGACCTGGTGGTGGAGCGCCGCCAGTGGGAGAGCCGCGCCGCGGCGAGCATCGTCATCCGGCCCGAGATCGAGACGGCGGACTTCCTCGACTACGGCCGGAGCCTGGGGTCCCTGGTCAAGGCCGGCCGGGACGCCTTCGACGCGAACCTCCCGGCCCTGCGCGAGCTCCTGCTCGCGAACGTTCCCGACGAGACCCTCCCCGCCGACCGCGTCGCGGTGGACTGCGTCCGCCCCCTGGACCCGGAGGCCCAGGCCATGCTGGGGCGGGTGCTGCCCCAGGGCGCGCCTGTGAAGCGCCGGGACGTCCTCGTGGCCCTCCAGCAGCTCCTCCTCCACGGCTGGGCGAAGCAGGCCCGGGCCCGGGTGGCGGGCGGGGCGGTCCACCTGGAGGTGGTGCCCTTCGGCCGGGTGGCGGCGATCCGCGTGGAGGGCCGGCCGCGTCTGGTGCGCCGGATCGAGCGCGACGTCCGCTCCCGCTTCCCCGCGGGGGAGCCGTTCAATCCCGCGGCCTTCGGCGTCTACCTCAGCGCCTTCGTGCACGACCTCGCCGTGGAGGGGACGCCCCTGGTGGACGTGCGGGGCTCGGGGTTCCAGGAGGCGACGGGGGAGCTGGTCATCCGCCTCCAGGAGCCGACGATCCGCACCGTCATCGTGAAGGGGGCCCGGGGCGAATACGAGAGCGTCTACCTGGAGACCCTCATGGCGCGGGCCCGCGGGCACGTGGTCCACACCGGCGACCTGCGCCAGCTCCTGGACCTGGCCCAGCGCCGGCTCCACCTCGCGGAACTCCGGGCCCGGATCGTGGCCGCCGAAGGGACGCCGGACGCCGACCTGGAGCTCACCCCCGTCCACCAGCAGGCGATGGCGGTGGATCTCAGCGTCGGCTACGAGACGAACCTGGGCTCGGCCCTGGGCGTGAAGTACCGCACCGAGAACCTCGGGGGCTTCGGCCTGGAGGGGGAGCTGAGCGCCGCCAGCAACCGCCTCCAGCAGCAGGCCCTCCTCGCCATCCAGGGGCCCGTGTTCTTCCGCTTCCCGGGCTTCGCCATGGAGTTCTGGGCCTCGGCCTTCCGCCAGTACGTGGAGAACGCCCTCGTCTACCCTTCGCCCGAGGTCCGCGCGGACGCAAGCCGGACGGTGATCACCACCCAGGACGTGGGGGTGGGGGGTTATGTGCGGGTCGGCGGTTTCGGCAAGGGCAAGCTCGAGCTGGCCGGGACGTGGCGCCAGGCGGCCTTCTCCCTGGGCGTGGATCCCCGCCGCGTCCGCCACGAGCGGACCGCGGAGCTGAGCTTCGAGTGGGACAACTTCGACCGCCACACCTTCCCCCGGGAGGGCCTGCTGGTGCGCAGCCGCTACGCCATCGGGGACGCCCTGCCCGACCTGGATCCCCAGGGGGCCTTCCGCTTCGCCTACCTGCGCCTGCGCGGCCTGACCACGTTCGGCTCCCTGCGGGCCACCACGAACCTGGGCCTGGACCTGGACGTGGAGTACGGATACGGCCGGAACCTGCCCCTGGACCGGTTCTGGAACCTGGGCGGCCCGGCGTTCCTGGTGGGCTCCCAGGCCCTGGCCCTCCAGGCCCCCCAGTTCGCGGTCGCGCGGTTCGGGGTGCCCGTGCGGATGCGGGGCCCCTTCGCCCTCTCCCTCCAGGTGGTGCCGCGGGTGGACTACGCCGTCACCGCCGCCACGGCCGGGGGGCTCTTCTCGGACCGGCGCATGCTGGGCACCGGCCTCGTGGTCCGGACCGTCTTCTCCCGGTTCTACGTCGAACTGGCCTACGGGTTCCTCCGCCAGGGGGGCCCCGGCGGTTGGGGTCCCTCGAGCGGCAGCTTCAACGCGCTGATCGGGACCCAGCCCTTCGACATCTGGCGGCGCTGA
- the rph gene encoding ribonuclease PH: MRLQGETRRIAFETGVQVHAEGSCLVRLGNTHVLCSASLEDRVPDWMKGRGTGWITSEYGMLPRSTHTRNAREAAKGRQQGRTVEIQRLIGRSLRQAVDLARLGERQLTLDCDVLNADGGTRCASITGAWVALALALKARGLESALKNQVSAVSVGILEAGPGLRQGLILDLEYEEDHRAAVDCNLVASRPAGRVEDVPDIVEFQSTGEGRSFTRAEALDLLDLGLTGCASFMDAQLEAIARA; encoded by the coding sequence ATGAGACTTCAGGGAGAAACAAGGCGGATCGCCTTCGAGACCGGTGTGCAGGTCCATGCGGAGGGCTCCTGCCTCGTCCGCCTCGGGAACACCCACGTGCTCTGCTCGGCGAGCCTGGAGGATCGTGTGCCCGACTGGATGAAGGGCCGGGGCACGGGCTGGATCACGTCCGAGTACGGGATGCTGCCCCGCAGCACCCACACCCGCAACGCGCGCGAGGCCGCCAAGGGCCGCCAGCAGGGGCGCACCGTGGAGATCCAGCGCCTCATCGGCCGGAGCCTGCGCCAGGCCGTGGACCTGGCCCGGCTCGGGGAGCGCCAGCTCACCCTCGACTGCGACGTCCTGAACGCGGACGGCGGCACCCGCTGCGCCTCCATCACCGGGGCCTGGGTGGCCCTGGCCCTGGCCCTCAAGGCCCGCGGGCTGGAAAGTGCGCTGAAGAACCAGGTCTCGGCCGTGAGCGTGGGTATCCTGGAGGCAGGCCCCGGCCTTCGCCAGGGCCTCATCCTGGATCTGGAATACGAGGAGGACCACCGTGCCGCGGTGGATTGCAACCTGGTCGCGTCCCGGCCCGCGGGCCGGGTGGAGGACGTCCCCGACATCGTGGAGTTCCAGTCCACGGGGGAGGGGCGCAGCTTCACCCGGGCCGAGGCCCTGGACCTCCTGGACCTGGGGTTGACCGGATGCGCCTCCTTCATGGACGCCCAGCTCGAGGCGATCGCCCGCGCATGA